In Carya illinoinensis cultivar Pawnee chromosome 16, C.illinoinensisPawnee_v1, whole genome shotgun sequence, a single window of DNA contains:
- the LOC122299908 gene encoding pentatricopeptide repeat-containing protein At3g13160, mitochondrial-like yields MWFSGIVRRSFSTFLQPESTTSIKSIANDLYRERNLELLVHKFKKSSELRRFRTRAGIYEDMVRRLAKAKRFRWIEEILEDQKKYEDISKEGFTVRLISLYGKSGMFYHAKRLFDEMPERSCSQTILSFNALLGACVNSKKFDLVNELFKELPTKLSIEPDLVSYNTAIKAFCHMGWFDSAVSMLDELQTHGVEPDLFTFNTLLNGLYGKGRFLDGENIWDRMKKTNIDPDIRSYNAKLIGLASQKKTIVAVELMEEMKTREVKPNAFSFNAVIEGYVNEGNLEEAKWWYDNIGERKGAPGKRTFEIVVPYICEKGELGLAFELCKEIFRRSFLVDVSLLQLVVDGLVMESKMKEAKKLVQLGKTNSYCRYDLTLPSVV; encoded by the coding sequence ATGTGGTTTTCTGGCATTGTTCGCCGCTCTTTCTCCACTTTTCTCCAACCTGAATCAACAACTAGCATAAAATCCATTGCAAATGATCTCTACAGAGAACGCAACCTCGAGCTCCTCGTCCACAAGTTCAAGAAGTCCTCCGAGCTTCGTCGTTTTCGCACCCGAGCTGGTATTTATGAAGACATGGTCCGCCGGCTCGCCAAGGCAAAACGCTTCAGATGGATCGAGGAGATCCTTGAAGACCAAAAGAAGTATGAGGATATCTCTAAAGAAGGTTTCACGGTCCGGCTGATCTCATTATACGGAAAATCAGGCATGTTCTATCATGCCAAAAGACTGTTTGATGAAATGCCAGAGAGAAGTTGCAGCCAGACTATTCTTTCGTTCAATGCACTTTTAGGAGCTTGTGTGAACTCGAAGAAGTTTGATTTGGTTAATGAGCTTTTTAAGGAGTTGCCAACGAAACTGTCCATAGAACCAGATTTGGTCTCCTATAATACAGCTATTAAGGCATTTTGTCACATGGGTTGGTTTGATTCGGCCGTTTCAATGCTGGATGAGTTGCAGACGCATGGTGTGGAGCCAGATTTGTTTACTTTCAATACGCTTTTGAATGGGTTATACGGAAAGGGTCGTTTTTTGGATGGTGAAAACATATGGGATAGAATGAAGAAGACTAACATTGATCCTGACATTAGGAGCTATAATGCAAAGTTGATTGGATTGGCATCACAGAAGAAAACCATAGTGGCAGTCGAGTTAATGGAAGAAATGAAGACCAGAGAAGTCAAGCCCAACGCGTTTAGTTTCAATGCTGTGATTGAAGGATACGTTAACGAGGGAAACTTGGAGGAAGCTAAGTGGTGGTACGATAATATAGGAGAGAGAAAGGGTGCCCCAGGTAAAAGGACTTTCGAGATAGTTGTTCCCTATATTTGTGAGAAGGGTGAGCTGGGCCTCGCCTTTGAATTGTGCAAGGAGATTTTCAGAAGAAGTTTCTTGGTTGATGTTTCGTTATTGCAGCTGGTGGTGGATGGACTGGTTATGGAGTCCAAAATGAAGGAAGCTAAGAAGCTCGTGCAACTTGGAAAGACAAATAGTTACTGTCGGTATGACCTGACATTGCCTTCAGTTGTTTAG
- the LOC122299744 gene encoding basic form of pathogenesis-related protein 1-like, which yields MGFSSKISLFLCLVGLTLAHVSLAQNSIQDFVNAHNAARAEVGVGPISWNKTLADYAQNYGNKRRDCVLEHSMGPYSENIASGWSGFTALEAVKMWVDEKPFYDYETNKCVKEECLHYTQIIWRDTTSLGCARVRCDSGGIFVTCNYSPPGNNEGERPY from the coding sequence ATGGGGTTCTCAAGCAAGATTTCTCTGTTCCTATGCTTGGTGGGGTTAACTCTAGCTCATGTTTCTCTAGCTCAAAACTCTATCCAAGACTTTGTGAATGCACACAATGCGGCTCGTGCCGAAGTGGGTGTCGGTCCAATTTCTTGGAACAAGACCCTTGCAGACTATGCTCAGAATTATGGTAACAAGAGGAGGGACTGCGTGTTGGAGCATTCAATGGGGCCGTATTCAGAGAACATTGCTTCAGGCTGGAGTGGCTTTACAGCATTAGAGGCTGTGAAGATGTGGGTAGATGAGAAGCCATTCTATGACTATGAGACTAACAAGTGTGTGAAGGAAGAATGCTTACATTACACTCAGATTATCTGGCGAGACACGACAAGTCTGGGCTGTGCCAGGGTAAGGTGTGACAGTGGTGGTATATTTGTGACTTGTAACTATTCTCCTCCGGGAAATAACGAGGGGGAAAGGCCTTATTAG
- the LOC122299748 gene encoding basic form of pathogenesis-related protein 1-like, with protein MGFSSKISLFLCLVGLTLAHVSLAQNSIQDFVNAHNAARAEVGVGPISWNKTLADYAQNYGNKRRDCVLEHSMGPYSENIASGWSGFTALEAVKMWVDEKPFYDYKTNKCVKEECLHYTQIIWRDTTSLGCARVRCDSGGIFVTCNYSPPGNNEGERPY; from the coding sequence ATGGGGTTCTCAAGCAAGATTTCTTTGTTCCTATGCCTAGTGGGGTTAACCCTAGCTCATGTTTCTCTAGCTCAAAACTCTATCCAAGACTTTGTGAATGCACACAATGCGGCTCGTGCCGAAGTGGGTGTCGGTCCAATTTCTTGGAACAAGACCCTTGCAGACTATGCTCAGAATTATGGTAACAAGAGGAGGGACTGCGTGTTGGAGCATTCAATGGGGCCGTATTCAGAGAACATTGCTTCAGGCTGGAGTGGCTTTACAGCATTAGAGGCCGTGAAGATGTGGGTAGATGAGAAGCCATTCTATGACTATAAGACTAACAAGTGTGTGAAGGAAGAATGCTTACATTACACTCAGATTATCTGGCGAGACACGACAAGTCTGGGCTGCGCCAGGGTAAGGTGTGACAGTGGTGGTATATTCGTGACTTGTAACTATTCTCCTCCGGGAAATAACGAGGGGGAAAGGCCTTATTAG
- the LOC122299909 gene encoding basic form of pathogenesis-related protein 1-like — MGFSSKISLFLCLVGLTLAHVSLAQNSIQDFVNAHNAARAEVGVGPISWNKTLADYAQNYGNKRRDCVLEHSMGPYSENIASGWSGFTALEAVKMWVDEKPFYDYKTNKCVKEECLHYTQIIWRDTTSLGCARVRCDSGGIFVTCNYSPPGNNEGERPY, encoded by the coding sequence ATGGGGTTTTCAAGCAAGATTTCTCTGTTCCTATGCCTGGTGGGGTTAACCCTAGCTCATGTTTCTCTAGCTCAAAACTCTATCCAAGACTTTGTGAACGCACACAATGCGGCTCGTGCCGAAGTGGGTGTCGGTCCAATTTCTTGGAACAAGACCCTTGCAGACTATGCTCAGAATTATGGTAACAAGAGGAGGGACTGCGTGTTGGAGCATTCAATGGGGCCGTATTCAGAGAACATTGCTTCAGGCTGGAGTGGCTTTACAGCATTAGAGGCTGTGAAGATGTGGGTAGATGAGAAGCCATTCTATGACTATAAGACTAACAAGTGTGTGAAGGAAGAATGCTTACATTACACTCAGATTATCTGGCGGGACACGACGAGTCTGGGCTGTGCCAGGGTAAGGTGTGACAGTGGTGGTATATTTGTGACTTGTAACTATTCTCCTCCAGGAAATAACGAGGGGGAAAGGCCTTATTAG
- the LOC122299750 gene encoding basic form of pathogenesis-related protein 1-like produces the protein MGFSRKISMFLCLVGLTLTHVSLAQNSIQDFVNAHNAARAEVGVGPISWNKTLADYAQNYGNKRRDCVLEHSMGPYSENIASGWSGFTALEAVKMWVDEKPFYDYKTNKCVKEECLHYTQIIWRDTTSLGCARVRCDSGGIFVTCNYSPPGNNEGERPY, from the coding sequence ATGGGGTTCTCAAGAAAGATTTCTATGTTCCTATGCCTGGTGGGGTTAACCCTAACTCATGTTTCTCTAGCTCAAAACTCTATCCAAGACTTTGTGAATGCACACAATGCGGCTCGTGCCGAAGTGGGTGTCGGTCCAATTTCTTGGAACAAGACCCTTGCAGACTATGCTCAGAATTATGGTAACAAGAGGAGGGACTGCGTGTTGGAGCATTCAATGGGGCCGTATTCAGAGAACATTGCTTCAGGCTGGAGTGGCTTTACAGCATTAGAGGCCGTGAAGATGTGGGTAGATGAGAAGCCATTCTATGACTATAAGACTAACAAGTGTGTGAAGGAAGAATGCTTACATTACACTCAGATTATCTGGCGGGACACGACGAGTCTGGGCTGTGCCAGGGTAAGGTGTGACAGTGGTGGTATATTTGTGACTTGTAACTATTCTCCACCGGGAAATAACGAGGGGGAAAGGCCTTATTAA
- the LOC122299623 gene encoding probable serine/threonine-protein kinase dyrk2, with protein MGSCISTCRPKKHSLEEFKHVQDKLVISQAPKTPIPHQYSNKISPSPPSPPTSTSSTSSLSCTAGSTTASSCSSLSSSASSVLSSKDRSFSSEFLWSCVKANPHIVRINSIRENAILFSPAKVYAQKPDLVSKPMVAPVKHSIPKKVASSTPQKRVRSSSPTPLPRQKSFRREPEGSSPAYSVPNRIQRSPSPSWRYNGDRYRAFLTNTSIESHSKRMVGLRSNTVSSVPSSVRNETLRPASPSNSSRRRPYLRNREMQIHRVGSKIDEVAVGKAVSDHDMDSIPMEEDIDNPLISLDCFIFL; from the coding sequence ATGGGTTCTTGCATTAGCACATGTAGACCCAAGAAACATTCCCTTGAAGAGTTCAAGCATGTCCAAGACAAGCTTGTGATCTCACAAGCTCCTAAAACTCCCATTCCTCATCAGTACTCTAACAAGATTTCTCCGTCTCCCCCTTCCCCTCCTACTTCAACATCTTCCACTTCTTCCCTCTCTTGCACCGCCGGTAGCACCACTGCCAGCTCGTGCTCATCGTTGTCATCGAGTGCATCTTCGGTCTTGAGCTCGAAAGACAGATCGTTCTCCAGCGAGTTCTTGTGGTCGTGTGTTAAGGCGAACCCACATATTGTACGTATCAATTCAATCAGGGAAAATGCTATTTTGTTCTCGCCTGCTAAAGTTTATGCCCAAAAGCCAGACTTGGTGTCAAAACCAATGGTGGCACCGGTGAAACATTCAATCCCAAAGAAGGTTGCTAGCTCTACACCACAGAAGAGAGTCCGGTCAAGCTCACCAACACCTCTACCCCGGCAGAAGAGTTTTCGGAGGGAGCCCGAGGGGTCGAGTCCTGCATATTCTGTACCAAACAGAATTCAGAGGTCACCCTCTCCAAGCTGGAGATACAATGGTGATAGATATAGAGCTTTTTTGACAAACACCTCTATAGAAAGTCATTCAAAGCGTATGGTTGGCTTGAGGTCTAACACTGTGAGTTCTGTGCCATCATCTGTGAGGAATGAAACACTTAGGCCAGCAAGTCCAAGCAATTCAAGCCGCCGACGCCCTTATTTGAGGAATAGGGAGATGCAAATCCACAGAGTTGGTTCCAAAATTGATGAGGTTGCAGTTGGAAAAGCAGTCTCTGATCATGACATGGACTCCATTCCCATGGAGGAGGACATTGACAATCCTCTTATCTCCTTGGATTGTTTCATCTTTCTGTAG